From a region of the Malania oleifera isolate guangnan ecotype guangnan chromosome 12, ASM2987363v1, whole genome shotgun sequence genome:
- the LOC131143754 gene encoding rhamnogalacturonan I rhamnosyltransferase 1, with protein sequence MEVRSDGVQVRSDKLPTPVVLPKTRLKVWFVRVCSSILVWTCLVQLVAVGELWRPHLLTGLSDQFSQITHLPFRVQLPAPSPPPLLPARNYKSNGFLKVSCNGGLNQMRAAICDMVTVARLLNLTLVVPELDKTSFWADPSNFEDIFDVRHFIDSLRDEVRIVRRLPKRFNRKYGYQPFEMPPVSWSNEKYYLQQILPLFSKHMVIHFNKTDARLANNWLPLDLQKLRCRVNFQALKFTPQIEALGLKLVRILREKGPFLALHLRYEMDMLAFSGCTHGCTHEEAEELKRMRYAYPWWREKEIASQERRLQGLCPLTPEEAALVLQALGFNKDTQIYIASGDIYGGEQRLTALRAAFPRIAKKEMMLDPMELQQFQNHSSQMAALDFMVSVASNVFVPTYDGNMAKLVEGHRRYLGFGKSILLKRKKLVELLDLHQNKTLSWDEFVFAVRMEHETRMGQPTRRRIIADKPKEEDYFYANPQECLCEGRNCDDLLGSINSSTVR encoded by the exons ATGGAGGTTAGATCTGACGGTGTGCAGGTGAGGTCTGACAAGCTTCCGACGCCGGTGGTGCTTCCGAAGACTCGCCTGAAAGTGTGGTTTGTACGCGTGTGTTCGAGCATTTTGGTGTGGACGTGTCTCGTCCAGCTGGTTGCCGTGGGGGAGCTATGGCGTCCACATTTGCTTACTGGACTGTCAGACCAGTTCTCGCAAATTACTCATCTTCCATTCCGTGTGCAGCTGCCAGCTCCATCGCCTCCGCCTCTTCTTCCTGCAA GAAACTACAAAAGCAATGGTTTTCTAAAAGTGTCTTGCAATGGGGGCTTGAATCAGATGCGAGCTGCG ATCTGTGACATGGTGACAGTTGCTCGGCTTTTGAATCTCACTTTAGTTGTTCCGGAGCTTGACAAGACATCCTTCTGGGCGGATCCTag TAATTTTGAGGACATTTTTGATGTAAGACACTTCATTGATTCACTAAGAGATGAAGTTCGAATTGTCAGAAGGCTGCCAAAGAGGTTTAATAGGAAATATGGATACCAACCATTTGAGATGCCTCCTGTTAGCTGGTCAAATGAAAAATACTATCTGCAACAG ATTCTGCCCCTTTTCAGTAAGCATATGGTGATACACTTCAATAAAACGGATGCACGTTTGGCAAACAATTGGCTCCCACTTGATCTCCAGAAACTCAGGTGTCGTGTTAATTTCCAGGCACTGAAGTTCACTCCTCAGATTGAGGCTTTGGGGTTAAAGTTGGTTCGTATTCTTCGAGAAAAGGGACCTTTTTTGGCTTTGCATCTAAGATACGAGATGGACATGTTGGCTTTCTCAGGTTGTACTCATGGCTGCACTCATGAGGAAGCTGAGGAGCTCAAGCGCATGAG GTATGCATACCCTTGGTGGAGAGAAAAAGAGATAGCGTCTCAAGAGAGGCGTTTGCAAGGTTTGTGTCCTCTTACACCAGAGGAAGCAGCCTTAGTTCTGCAAGCATTGGGATTTAATAAGGATACTCAGATATATATAGCATCAGGTGATATTTATGGCGGTGAACAAAGACTCACGGCGCTAAGAGCTGCATTTCCTCGGATT GCAAAAAAGGAAATGATGCTGGATCCCATGGAGTTGCAGCAATTCCAGAATCACTCATCTCAAATGGCAGCTCTAGATTTTATGGTTTCAGTTGCGAGTAACGTTTTTGTTCCCACTTATGATGGAAACATGGCAAAACTTGTGGAAGGTCACCGCAG GTATCTTGGATTCGGAAAAAGCATCCTACTGAAGCGAAAGAAACTTGTTGAGTTGCTGGATCTGCATCAGAACAAAACACTTTCGTGGGATGAGTTTGTATTTGCTGTCCGAATGGAGCATGAGACAAGGATGGGACAGCCAACTCGTCGCAGAATTATTGCTGACAAGCCCAAGGAGGAAGACTATTTCTATGCAAACCCTCAAGAGTGCCTGTGTGAGGGGAGAAACTGTGATGACTTACTAGGCTCCATTAATTCAAGTACAGTGCGGTGA